TCCTGCACCACTCGATCATGCCCGACGTGCTGGCCACCTTGTCGGCCAGGGCCACCACGTCGCTCGTGCACTCGGGATGGCAGACGAAGACGGCGTCAGGGTGCTCCGCCCTGAGGGCCTGCACGTCCCTCGCCAGGATGTGGTGGTGCGTGGGGCAATAGCCCGGCCACAGGATCATCGGGCGGCGGAGCTGGCTCGCCACATAGCTGCCCAGGCTCTGGTCGGGCACGAACAGCACCTCGCGCTCGCGCGGGATCGAGGCCACGACCTTCACGGCATTGGCCGACGTGCAGCAGACGTCCGTCATCGCCTTGATGGCGGCCGACGAGTTCACGTAGGTCACCACCACGGCCTCGGGGTGTTGCGCCTTCAGCGCGGCCAGCTCGCGCGGCGTCACCATGTTCGCCATCGGGCAGCCCGCGTTGGGGTCGGGGATGAGCACGGTCTTCTCGGGGCAGAGGATCGCGGCGGTTTCGGCCATGAAGTGCACGC
Above is a genomic segment from Planctomycetota bacterium containing:
- the nadA gene encoding quinolinate synthase NadA translates to MANDRLLARLEELKRQRNAVILAHNYQRPEVQDAADYTGDSLGLSQQAAATSAEVILFCGVHFMAETAAILCPEKTVLIPDPNAGCPMANMVTPRELAALKAQHPEAVVVTYVNSSAAIKAMTDVCCTSANAVKVVASIPREREVLFVPDQSLGSYVASQLRRPMILWPGYCPTHHHILARDVQALRAEHPDAVFVCHPECTSDVVALADKVASTSGMIEWCRRTPAKTILVGTEIGLLHRLRKDSPEKTFLPVSPLADCPNMKLNTLEKMVWALEDMEYRVTVAPEVAGPARRAIQRMLEIA